A single Populus nigra chromosome 13, ddPopNigr1.1, whole genome shotgun sequence DNA region contains:
- the LOC133671596 gene encoding protein PAL OF QUIRKY-like — protein sequence MDPQPPQQPQPPATTPKLRLMCSYDGHIIPNPHTKSLSYSGGDTRLITIPTATSSATATATATNTTSNGLTLSSLISHLSTTLKITVPITLKYQLPHHNLDSLISLASDEDVLIMLDEHQNNRTPSRLRLFVFPTKPILSQPELKATTQLNHPKTETWFVDALKNTKIGNLEGNGNNGGGFCGAESMVLETSSSFGSTSSSVSLSNLGVKGGFVEDNGTGLMDNKVQLSTPEGISSDHGVGTAVCQDPQFVTYQDPVGAVTSVENKVSLINPFESERKIPNPPPLIGVEMHNTVPVSGYPLSLQYDQLQQLQFVQTAAPQYVPQNTTGIVPLSSYYMMSSPVPQQQVYYQSNQPQPIYLVPVAQPYNLPMQNSLMNTATVASSRPPIHPDMSMYPAQTVYNAAASLPVAELTSQVYRTSSPVTVPHVKNQKQGGGPPQMNHQGQPICAASMETGKQIDDDPVHAQIYKSQPPPPTLPSQYQTMTPATPILLSEAMAQLNTDNIKQKQPRTSQPQ from the exons ATGGACCCTCAACCACCACAACAACCTCAACCACCGGCTACCACTCCAAAACTCCGTCTAATGTGCAGCTACGATGGCCACATAATCCCAAACCCCCACACCAAATCCCTTTCTTATTCAGGTGGTGACACCCGCCTCATCACCATCCCCACCGCCACCAGCtccgccaccgccaccgccaccgccacaAACACCACCTCCAACGGTCTCACGCTCTCCTCTTTAATCTCTCACTTATCGACAACTCTGAAAATAACCGTACCAATCACTCTAAAATACCAACTTCCACATCACAATCTTGATTCTCTCATTTCACTTGCCTCAGATGAAGATGTCCTTATCATGCTTGATGAGCACCAAAACAACCGTACACCTTCACGTCTTAGATTATTCGTGTTTCCAACCAAACCCATTTTGAGTCAGCCCGAGTTAAAGGCTACAACTCAATTAAATCATCCAAAGACTGAAACTTGGTTTGTTGATGCATTGAAGAATACAAAGATTGGGAATCTTGAGGGTAATGGTAATAATGGTGGTGGGTTCTGTGGAGCTGAGTCCATGGTCCTggaaacttcttcttcttttgggtCAACTTCGTCTTCGGTTTCGTTATCTAATTTGGGTGTTAAAGGTGGTTTTGTTGAGGATAATGGGACTGGTTTGATGGATAATAAGGTTCAATTGTCAACCCCAGAAGGAATTTCAAG TGATCATGGTGTGGGAACTGCAGTTTGTCAAGATCCACAGTTTGTGACATATCAAGATCCAGTCGGGGCTGTTACTTCTGTGGAGAATAAAGTTTCCCTAATAAATCCATTTGAGTCAGAGAGGAAAATCCCTAATCCTCCTCCTCTCATTGGGGTTGAGATGCATAATACAGTTCCCGTTTCTGGGTATCCATTGTCATTACAATATGATCAGTTACAACAGCTGCAATTTGTTCAAACAGCTGCCCCGCAGTATGTACCCCAGAACACAACTGGTATAGTGCCATTGTCTTCTTACTATATGATGAGTTCTCCGGTGCCTCAGCAGCAGGTTTATTATCAGAGCAACCAACCTCAGCCGATATACCTAGTGCCTGTTGCACAGCCTTACAATTTGCCTATGCAAAATAGTTTGATGAACACTGCAACTGTTGCTTCTAGTCGTCCTCCCATACATCCTGATATGTCTATGTACCCTGCTCAAACGGTGTACAATGCCGCTGCTAGTTTACCCGTAGCTGAGTTAACCTCACAAGTTTATAGAACAAGTTCACCCGTTACTGTACCACATGTTAAAAATCAGAAACAAGGTGGAGGGCCTcctcaaatgaatcaccaaggTCAGCCCATATGTGCTGCTTCTATGGAGACTGGTAAACAAATTGATGACGATCCTGTACATGCCCAAATATACAAGTCTCAGCCTCCACCTCCAACTTTGCCTTCCCAGTACCAAACCATGACCCCAGCCACACCAATCTTGTTATCAGAGGCAATGGCACAGTTAAATACAGATAATATTAAGCAGAAACAGCCTAGAACCTCACAGCCACAATGA